The nucleotide sequence GCCCCACTCCACGCCGAGCAGCAGCTGGAGCAGCAGGCCGGTGACGAAGGTGGGGACCGAGATGACGACCAGGGTGACCACGAGCGCCCCGGTGTCGACGGGCCGCCCGCGCCGCAGGCCGGTGACGACGCCGAGGGCGACGCCGATGACGATCTCGAAGAGGATCGCGACGATCGTCAGCCGGATGGTGACCGGGAAGGCGGAGGCCATCAGCTCGGTGACCTCCTGCCCGTTGAACGCGGTGCCGAAGTCGCCGGTGAAGAGGTTGCCCATGTAGGTCAGGTATTGCTGCCAGACGGGCTTGTCGAGGCCGAACTCGCGGCGTAGCTGGGCGGCCGTCGCCGGATCGCACTCCCGGTCGCCACAGAGGCCCGCGATGGGGTCGCCCATCACGTTCACCATCAGGAAGATCAGGAGGGTGGCGCCCACGAAGACCGGGATCATCTGGAGCAGGCGCCGGACGACGTACCGTCCCACGGAAGGTCAGCCGACCTTGATCTGGTCGTACACCGGCACACTGAACGGGTTCAGGGAGACGTCGGAGATGCGCGCCGAGTAGCCCGCGCTGCCGTTCTGGTACCAGAGCGGGATGGCGGCCATGTTGTCCCGGACGACCTCCTCGGCCTTCTGGAACGTCTCCACGGCCTTCGCCGTGTCGGACTCGGCGTTGGCCTGGTCGACGAGCTTGTCGAACTGGGCGTTGGACCACTTGCCGTCGTTGGAGGAGGCATTGGTGTAGTACAGCGGCTGCAGGAAGTTCTGGATGAGCGGGTAGTCCATCTGCCAGCCGGCGCGGAACGGGCCGCTCATCTTCCGCTGGGTGATCTGGTTGCGGTAGTCGGCGAAGGTGCCGACCGGGTTGCCGACACACGCCTTGTCGTTGTCGAGGGCGTTGTTGATGGAGTTGCAGACGGCGTCGACCCACTGCTTGTGGGAACCGGTGTCCGCGTTGTACGTGATCTTGACCTGGCCGCCGGGGAGGCCGCCGCCCTCCTCGATCAGCTTCTTGGCGGCGTCCGCGTCGTACTCGCAGGCGTCACCGCACAGGCCCTTCTTGTAACCGCCCTCCTCGCCGAGGACCGGGGAGGTCCAGTCGGTGGCGGGGGTGCGGGTCTTCTGGAAGATGGTGTCGGTGATCTGGTCGCGGTCGATCGCCCGGGACAGCCCTTCGCGGACCTTCTCCGAGCCCTCCTTGTTCCAGTCCTCGTCGTAGAACGGGAAGGACAGGGTCTGGATGATGCCGGCCGGGGTGTTGATGTACCGGTCGCCGAGGTCGGTCTTGACGTTCTTCAGCTGGGCGGCGGGGACGTCGTCGACGAGGTCGAGGTTGCCCGCCATCAGGTCGGTGTAGGCGGTGTTGTTGTCGGTGTAGACCTTCAGGTCCACACCGCCGTTCTGGGCCTTGTCCTCGCCGGGGTAGTCGTCCCACTTCCGCACCGACAGCTGGGAGCCCTTGGTGTAGGAGTCGACGGCGTACGGGCCGTTGCCGACGGGCTTGCTCAGCCAGGCGTCGTGGTCGGTGAAGAACGACTGCGGCAGCGGGGCGTAGGCGTTGTAGCCGAGAGTGTCGGGGAAGGTCGAGAACTTCTGGGTGAGCTTGACCGTGAAGGTGTTGTCGTCGACCACCTTCAGCCCCGAGAGGGTGTCGGCGGTCTGCTTGCTGCCGTCGTCGGGGTGCGTCTTGTCGTAGCCCTCGATGTACTCGAAGAAGTACGCGTTCTTCTGGTTGTTCTTGAGGCTCGCCCCGTAGTTCCAGGCGTCCACGAAGGACTTGGCGGTGACCTTCTCGCCGTTGCTGAAGGTCCAGCCGTCCTTGACGGTGATGGTGAAGTTCTGCGAGTCGGTCGTCTCGATCTTCTCGGCGAGCATGTCCTTCGCCTCACCGGTCTTGGGGTCGTACCGCTTCAACCCGCGGAAGATCATGTCGAGCACCTTGCCGCCCTGCACCTCGTTGGTGTTGGCCGGCTCCAGAGGGTTCTGCGGGTCTCCCCACGACGAGCTGAGCACCCCGCCGCTGTCACCGCTGCCGCTGCTGCCGCCGCTGTCGTCGTCCCCGCCCCCGCCCCCGCAGGCGGTCACGGCGAGAGCGACCGCCGCCGCGCCGGCGATCCATCGGGCGTGCGTGGCTCCACGCATGGGGTGCCTCCTCGTACGTGCGCGGGTGTGCGCAGGGCTCCAGCGCGGGGTGCGCTGTTCCGTTACCGGTACCGGTCAATATCAACCGATCGCACACATAGCGCACACCGCTCGGCCCGTCCGGGTGACTGTCTCCATCCGGATGTACGCACTCACTGCCCCTGGCGTGGTGGAGGAGCCCCGCCTTCAGCCCACGCGCCGCGCGGCCCGACCGAAGGCCTCGCGCTTGATTCCGCCGAGGAGGGCGTGCAGGGCCGCGGGCGTGGTGGCTATGACGGTCGCGGGGGTGGCACTTTCGCGGAGGTGGGGGCGGGTGCGGGGATCAGTGGCGACTTCGACGCAGTTCGCGGCGCCACCTTCGCTGAAGCTGGACTTCTGCCAACCGAGGTCAAACATGCGAGCCCCTTTCTACAGGAGGGGATAGAGGATCCGCTGCAGGAGGCCGAGCGACCCCTTGGCCCCACGGGCCGACGGCGCCGCATCCGGGTCGACGGCGGGCAACGCCGATCCGGCCAACGTAGCGAACCAGTCGCGATATCTGGACAGCGCCTCCGCGTCGTCAAGGTAGAGCGACTTCTCGATGTGGGAGACCACGACAGTCCCCAACTCCCGCACCTGGGGCGTGAGCAGCACAAATCCCGTACCGAACGGGATGGGGCCGTCGGACGGCAGGATCTGAATCGTCACATGCGGCAGGCGGGCCAGCTCGATCAGATAGAGCAACTGATCACGCATCACCTTGGGCTCCCCCAGCGACATGCAGAGCGCGGCCTCATGGACCACGGCATGGAGACTCGGCGGACGCTCACCCGTCACCAAGCCACCACGTCGCACCCGGAAACGGACGGCAGCCGCCCGCCCTTCGTCGCCCATCGGCCGATATCCGGCCCGGTGGATGACTTCCGCGTAGTCGCGCGTCTGAAGGATGCCGGGGACGAACATCGGCTCGTAGGTGACCACGGAGCGGGCCCCGTCCTCCAACTCCGCCAGATCCAAGTGCGCTGAACTCAGCACCGCCCGGTAGTCGCTCCACCATCCCTTGCCCGACTGTTGCCCGAGATCTATCAACGCCTGAACAAAGGTTTGAGAACTTACACCTTCAGCACGCGCGAGTTGCTGGACGCGTTCCACGGAGAGACCAGTCTTCCCCGCCTCGACACTACTGAGCTGAGGCTGCCTCATACCGAGCAGAGCAGCAGCCTCAGTCGACGACAGCCTGGCCCTCTCGCGTAGCCTGCGCAGTTCCGCGCCGAAACGCCTCTGCCGGTACGTCGGATCAACCCGCAGCCCCACGTTCCCCCACCTCACTCATCCACCCATCACCATTCCGCCAACCAGGTTGAATATCTCACACCACCTAACCTACGGTGAGTGATGAGACAGTCACTGCATGACCTCACTCCGGAGGCTGCCACATGCGCACGCCCGAAACCACCGAACCCCCCGCCCCCCACTGGTCGTACGGTTTCCTCATCCCCCACGACCCGCGTGCCGCCTCCGTCGTCAGAGCCGCCCTCCGCGCACTGCTCCGCGCGACCCGCCTCGGCTGCGTGGCCGACACGGTCGAACTCCTCGCCTCGGAGTTGGTCGCCAACGCGTACCGCCACTCTCCCGCCGACGCCTACGTGAGCGTGGAGCGCACACCGCAGACTCTCACCGTCTCGGTCTGGGACCACGGCCCCGGAACCCCTGCCTCCAGCGAGGCCCGGCAGCCGAGCGACGACGCCGAGTCCGGGCGGGGACTCGGGATCGTCGAGGCGTGCGCGGACGAGTGGGGCGTACGGGAGTACCCGTACGGCAAGGCGGTGTGGTTCAGCGTGGTGCCGAAGGAGGAGGCGTGAAGCGGCCCGAGGAAGAGGGGATCGGGCATGAGGCGCCGCATACGCCCGCTCGCTACTCTCGGGACATGGAGTACGCGAAGATGCGCGCGATCGCCGAGGAGCTCATGGTCTACGCCGAGCATCTCGAAGGATCATGGAAGGTGGAGATCGGCCCCTCCGGACCTTTCCTCGCCATGATGAGCCCGTCCAAACGCCACGAGGGCACGGTGCGTCGCATCCGCGATCAACTCAACGCGCAACTTCCCGCCACCCACCCCGGCTACATCTGCGAGAACGGCCCGGAGATCGAGCACCCGTCGATCGGCCGCATGCGACGCCCGGACGCCGTCGTCATCCCGGAGGAGGTGCTCGACGAGGAAGGCCTGACCGTGGACGCCACCCAGGTCCTGGCCGTCATCGAGATCGTCTCACCGTCCAACCCGGACAACGACTACGGCGAGAAGCTCACCGAGTACCCCGCCATGGGGATCGCCCACTACATGATCGTCGACCCTCGCACGGGCACGATCGAGGTGCATTCCGAACCGTGCAAGGGACGCTACTCGCGCAAGGATCCGTACATCTTCGGTGACAAGGTGCCGTTCGGCGCATGGACGGTGGAGACCTCCGCATTCCGCCGCTACGGCAAGGCGGGAAACAGCTCAACCTGACGCGCTGACCGGGTCACTGCTGCGGCCATTCAGCCCAACTCTCCCCGCTCCACGCAGAATTCGTTGCCCTCGGGGTCGGACATGAGGACCCAGCCGCCGCCGTCGGGGCGGGTGTGATCCGCGATCACCCGGGCGCCCAGCGCGAGCGCCCGCTCGACCTCCTCGGCACGGGTGCGGCCGTGCGGCTTCAGATCGAAGTGGAGCCGGTTCTTCGCCGACTTGCCCTCGGGGACCCGGACGAACAGCAGCCTTGGTCCACCGGCCGGGTCCACGATCAGCGCCTCCGGGTCACCGGGCTTGTCGTCGTCGGCCAAGGGCCGGCCGAGCAGTTCGCTCCAGAAGAGGCCGAGGTCGTACGGGTCGCCGGTGCAGTCGAAGGTGAGGCTGTGGATGGTGGGGGGCTTGGGGCTCAACTGGGGTCTCCATATGAGTCGGTGAGTGGGTGAGTGGTGAGTGGGTGCGTCAGGTAACTCGGTGAGGCAGGTGATTCAACGATTCCGGGTCGGGCCGGGATTGTTGTTGTTCGGCGGTTGGTTCGTGGGAGGGCGGTTGGGAGCCG is from Streptomyces sp. NBC_01314 and encodes:
- a CDS encoding ABC transporter permease, with amino-acid sequence MGRYVVRRLLQMIPVFVGATLLIFLMVNVMGDPIAGLCGDRECDPATAAQLRREFGLDKPVWQQYLTYMGNLFTGDFGTAFNGQEVTELMASAFPVTIRLTIVAILFEIVIGVALGVVTGLRRGRPVDTGALVVTLVVISVPTFVTGLLLQLLLGVEWGWIRPSVSSEAPFGELIVPGLVLASVSLAYVTRLTRTSIAENARADYVRTAVAKGLPRHRVIRKHLLRNSLIPVVTFIGTDIGALMGGAIVTERIFNIHGVGYQLYQGILRQNTQTVVGFVTVLVLVFLIANLLVDLLYAVLDPRIRYA
- a CDS encoding ABC transporter substrate-binding protein: MRGATHARWIAGAAAVALAVTACGGGGGDDDSGGSSGSGDSGGVLSSSWGDPQNPLEPANTNEVQGGKVLDMIFRGLKRYDPKTGEAKDMLAEKIETTDSQNFTITVKDGWTFSNGEKVTAKSFVDAWNYGASLKNNQKNAYFFEYIEGYDKTHPDDGSKQTADTLSGLKVVDDNTFTVKLTQKFSTFPDTLGYNAYAPLPQSFFTDHDAWLSKPVGNGPYAVDSYTKGSQLSVRKWDDYPGEDKAQNGGVDLKVYTDNNTAYTDLMAGNLDLVDDVPAAQLKNVKTDLGDRYINTPAGIIQTLSFPFYDEDWNKEGSEKVREGLSRAIDRDQITDTIFQKTRTPATDWTSPVLGEEGGYKKGLCGDACEYDADAAKKLIEEGGGLPGGQVKITYNADTGSHKQWVDAVCNSINNALDNDKACVGNPVGTFADYRNQITQRKMSGPFRAGWQMDYPLIQNFLQPLYYTNASSNDGKWSNAQFDKLVDQANAESDTAKAVETFQKAEEVVRDNMAAIPLWYQNGSAGYSARISDVSLNPFSVPVYDQIKVG
- a CDS encoding DUF397 domain-containing protein, with the protein product MFDLGWQKSSFSEGGAANCVEVATDPRTRPHLRESATPATVIATTPAALHALLGGIKREAFGRAARRVG
- a CDS encoding Scr1 family TA system antitoxin-like transcriptional regulator, producing MRWGNVGLRVDPTYRQRRFGAELRRLRERARLSSTEAAALLGMRQPQLSSVEAGKTGLSVERVQQLARAEGVSSQTFVQALIDLGQQSGKGWWSDYRAVLSSAHLDLAELEDGARSVVTYEPMFVPGILQTRDYAEVIHRAGYRPMGDEGRAAAVRFRVRRGGLVTGERPPSLHAVVHEAALCMSLGEPKVMRDQLLYLIELARLPHVTIQILPSDGPIPFGTGFVLLTPQVRELGTVVVSHIEKSLYLDDAEALSRYRDWFATLAGSALPAVDPDAAPSARGAKGSLGLLQRILYPLL
- a CDS encoding ATP-binding protein; the encoded protein is MRTPETTEPPAPHWSYGFLIPHDPRAASVVRAALRALLRATRLGCVADTVELLASELVANAYRHSPADAYVSVERTPQTLTVSVWDHGPGTPASSEARQPSDDAESGRGLGIVEACADEWGVREYPYGKAVWFSVVPKEEA
- a CDS encoding Uma2 family endonuclease: MEYAKMRAIAEELMVYAEHLEGSWKVEIGPSGPFLAMMSPSKRHEGTVRRIRDQLNAQLPATHPGYICENGPEIEHPSIGRMRRPDAVVIPEEVLDEEGLTVDATQVLAVIEIVSPSNPDNDYGEKLTEYPAMGIAHYMIVDPRTGTIEVHSEPCKGRYSRKDPYIFGDKVPFGAWTVETSAFRRYGKAGNSST
- a CDS encoding VOC family protein, yielding MSPKPPTIHSLTFDCTGDPYDLGLFWSELLGRPLADDDKPGDPEALIVDPAGGPRLLFVRVPEGKSAKNRLHFDLKPHGRTRAEEVERALALGARVIADHTRPDGGGWVLMSDPEGNEFCVERGELG